The following proteins are co-located in the Acidobacteriota bacterium genome:
- a CDS encoding thioredoxin family protein — protein MTHALFPGSSSRLSRNAAVGVILALLLSVPALAQMMPADSLLRDFQLTGDVILEVDGQVVEKAEIYQSQRAAGFLILSSALPEPTLIMPRAGSVESVSVMKLARRDGGSIDILADAELTPHGRFTPKGQNIAFSVGGKAAVLKPKPYLLGLQDAQALLDYSPEYQRTADNYTPDAQAMAALKAQGRDVKVRVYFGSWCPACARAVPPLLQVANELEGSSIDFEFYGLPTPFGDEPAAKKDDVGSVPTGIVYVDGKEVGRLRGGPAWRLPELTLDDIVAGRYQG, from the coding sequence ATGACCCATGCCCTGTTCCCAGGTTCTTCGTCCCGGCTCTCCCGGAATGCCGCCGTTGGCGTCATTCTGGCGCTCTTGTTGAGCGTTCCGGCCCTCGCCCAGATGATGCCGGCGGATTCGCTGCTGCGTGACTTTCAGCTCACCGGCGATGTGATCCTCGAGGTCGACGGCCAGGTCGTCGAGAAGGCGGAGATCTACCAGTCGCAGCGAGCGGCAGGCTTCTTGATCCTGTCCTCCGCCCTGCCGGAGCCGACGCTGATCATGCCGCGGGCCGGTTCCGTGGAGTCCGTCAGCGTAATGAAGCTCGCCCGCCGCGACGGCGGCAGCATCGACATTCTGGCGGACGCCGAGCTGACCCCCCACGGCCGATTCACGCCGAAGGGCCAGAACATCGCATTCTCCGTCGGCGGCAAGGCTGCGGTGCTCAAGCCGAAGCCGTACCTGCTCGGTCTGCAGGATGCGCAGGCCTTGCTGGACTACAGTCCTGAGTACCAGCGAACGGCGGACAACTACACCCCTGATGCCCAGGCCATGGCGGCGCTCAAGGCCCAGGGTAGGGACGTCAAGGTACGGGTGTACTTCGGCTCCTGGTGCCCGGCCTGCGCTCGCGCCGTGCCGCCCCTGCTCCAGGTGGCTAACGAGCTGGAGGGTTCCAGCATCGATTTCGAGTTCTACGGTTTGCCGACTCCCTTCGGTGACGAACCGGCGGCCAAGAAAGACGACGTCGGCAGCGTGCCGACGGGCATCGTCTACGTGGACGGCAAAGAGGTCGGTCGCCTGCGCGGCGGTCCCGCCTGGCGTTTGCCGGAGCTGACCCTGGACGACATCGTCGCTGGCCGCTATCAAGGCTAG
- a CDS encoding DUF11 domain-containing protein: MSTWKSILRISLGTVLVAGLALAPVAAQTAQEQAELDADAAGVPGTPGTGSLGGIVCPSGSPTDFYFNDFETDDGGWTVGGAGDWERGTTVNGVFDDCDTTPRPEPPAGWGAWATNLDGCYANQSPSSASTLSQTFDFSSLTAPIEMSWEHWYEIFVSFDMGDVNVNGTNVFSVATTAATGPVTETVDLSAFAGMASVTIDFELFATTVVNRTGWAINDLRITTCGGESDLDITKTDDGGGSVAPGGTLVYTVTVTNNGPDDDTNVVVTDMLPAEVTYVSDDCGGINGPPWTWTIGALANGATAICNITVQVNDIEGPIVNTASVAGDNADNDGANDASTNTVVAQASILEIPTLGTIGFVLLVLLLLGSATLLMRRRQA; this comes from the coding sequence ATGTCCACCTGGAAATCAATCCTGCGTATTTCTCTTGGGACGGTGCTCGTCGCCGGTCTCGCCCTGGCGCCGGTCGCCGCCCAAACGGCACAAGAACAGGCCGAACTCGATGCTGACGCCGCCGGCGTCCCGGGTACGCCCGGTACCGGCAGCCTAGGCGGCATCGTCTGTCCGTCCGGTTCGCCGACGGACTTCTACTTCAACGACTTCGAGACCGACGATGGCGGTTGGACCGTCGGCGGTGCCGGCGACTGGGAGCGCGGTACGACCGTCAATGGCGTGTTCGACGACTGCGACACCACCCCGCGGCCGGAGCCGCCGGCCGGCTGGGGCGCCTGGGCGACGAACCTCGACGGTTGCTACGCCAACCAAAGTCCTTCGTCCGCCAGCACCCTGTCCCAGACCTTCGATTTCAGCAGCCTCACCGCTCCCATCGAGATGAGCTGGGAGCACTGGTACGAGATATTCGTCAGCTTCGACATGGGCGACGTGAACGTCAACGGCACGAACGTCTTCAGCGTCGCCACTACCGCCGCCACGGGACCGGTCACGGAAACCGTCGACCTGTCGGCCTTCGCCGGCATGGCGAGCGTCACGATCGACTTCGAACTCTTTGCCACCACCGTCGTCAATCGCACCGGCTGGGCGATCAACGATCTCCGTATCACCACCTGCGGCGGTGAGTCGGATCTGGACATCACCAAGACCGACGACGGCGGCGGCTCGGTGGCCCCCGGCGGCACCCTGGTCTATACCGTGACGGTGACCAACAACGGTCCGGACGACGACACCAACGTGGTGGTGACGGACATGCTGCCGGCGGAGGTGACCTACGTCTCCGACGACTGCGGCGGCATCAACGGACCGCCGTGGACCTGGACCATCGGCGCTCTCGCCAACGGCGCTACGGCGATTTGCAACATCACCGTGCAGGTGAACGACATCGAGGGTCCGATCGTCAATACCGCCTCGGTCGCCGGTGACAACGCCGACAACGACGGAGCCAACGACGCCTCGACCAACACGGTGGTGGCCCAGGCCAGCATCCTGGAGATTCCGACTCTCGGCACCATCGGATTCGTCCTGCTGGTCCTCCTGCTCCTCGGCAGCGCGACGCTCCTGATGCGCCGCCGCCAGGCGTAA
- a CDS encoding acyl-CoA reductase, with protein MGVGGFLTPAPDPSPAAAAARIAQGAAELRNLSTERLFNAWCGAVEAFLDPSSEERAAIERDWVRSTRLSATGLNAGLRAVLGGLRGQPARRLFASSTFEEPSTPDSPVLVVLASNLPALAAQPLLPCLALRRPTLLKSPSAEPFFAPALVRALAHREPVLGKAVAAAAWKGGDRAVEAPVLDRVGRVLAYGDAESIADLERRAPGKVHAYGPKTSVAILSSGSDPVSSQTIAGLARDIALFDQRGCLSVTAVFTTGDPRWLADRLAAALGEAHRRLPPGPPTLAEQAAVRQLRGAAAMAGLYRPQLPAAAGTVVVAAEPIFEPSPGLRTVRVLPIDRAHDAVDALRGWSGRIQGVALAGMTWKGETGVDLRCALAALGISRFAAPGELQSPDASWHNGGDDPLRVLCAT; from the coding sequence GTGGGCGTCGGAGGATTCCTGACTCCCGCGCCGGATCCCTCGCCCGCTGCGGCCGCCGCACGCATCGCCCAAGGGGCGGCGGAGCTACGAAACCTGTCGACGGAGCGGTTGTTCAACGCCTGGTGCGGCGCCGTCGAGGCCTTCCTCGATCCCTCGTCCGAAGAAAGAGCGGCCATCGAGCGAGATTGGGTGCGTTCTACCCGGCTGTCCGCGACGGGACTCAACGCCGGCTTGCGGGCGGTCCTCGGTGGCCTGCGGGGGCAGCCAGCCCGGCGGCTCTTCGCCAGCAGTACCTTCGAAGAGCCATCCACGCCGGACTCACCGGTTCTGGTCGTGCTGGCCTCGAACCTGCCGGCTCTCGCCGCGCAACCGCTGCTGCCGTGCCTCGCCCTACGGCGTCCCACCCTTCTCAAGTCGCCGAGCGCCGAACCGTTCTTCGCGCCGGCCTTGGTCAGGGCCCTGGCCCACCGCGAGCCGGTGCTCGGCAAGGCGGTGGCGGCGGCGGCCTGGAAGGGCGGCGATCGAGCGGTGGAGGCGCCGGTCCTCGATCGGGTCGGGCGGGTACTCGCCTACGGCGACGCCGAGTCGATCGCCGACCTGGAGCGCCGGGCGCCGGGCAAAGTGCACGCCTACGGCCCGAAGACCAGCGTGGCGATCCTCAGCTCCGGTTCGGATCCCGTCTCCTCCCAGACCATCGCAGGGTTGGCGCGGGACATCGCCCTGTTCGACCAGCGCGGCTGCCTCTCCGTGACCGCTGTCTTCACCACCGGCGATCCGCGCTGGCTGGCCGACCGGCTGGCGGCAGCGCTCGGCGAGGCGCATCGTCGCCTGCCGCCGGGACCGCCGACGCTGGCGGAACAAGCGGCGGTGCGGCAACTGCGGGGGGCGGCGGCGATGGCCGGCCTCTACCGGCCGCAGCTTCCCGCTGCCGCCGGCACAGTGGTGGTCGCCGCCGAGCCGATCTTTGAGCCGAGTCCCGGTCTGAGGACCGTGCGAGTGCTGCCCATCGACCGGGCGCACGATGCGGTGGACGCACTCCGCGGCTGGTCCGGCCGCATCCAGGGAGTAGCGCTCGCCGGAATGACCTGGAAGGGTGAGACCGGCGTGGATCTGCGGTGCGCGCTGGCCGCGCTGGGCATTTCGCGCTTTGCGGCTCCGGGCGAGCTTCAAAGCCCCGACGCTTCCTGGCACAACGGTGGCGACGACCCGCTGAGGGTCCTCTGCGCGACCTGA
- a CDS encoding VOC family protein: MSDPADSPLRASIGRIEVPAQRPAEVTAFFEQAFGWSSRRVEHPGADYRSIHPPTGPALGVSASSDDIPQPLAVLDLHDTPLEEALDRIVATGGTVDLPPRRVGAYGRFARFRDPAGNLFGLWASEDS, encoded by the coding sequence ATGAGCGATCCGGCGGATTCACCGCTGCGCGCCTCCATCGGCCGCATCGAGGTACCGGCGCAACGGCCGGCGGAGGTCACCGCCTTCTTCGAGCAGGCTTTCGGCTGGTCATCTCGCCGGGTCGAACACCCCGGCGCCGATTACCGCTCCATTCATCCACCGACCGGCCCCGCCCTGGGAGTGAGCGCTTCGAGCGACGACATCCCGCAGCCCCTGGCGGTGCTCGACCTCCACGATACGCCTCTCGAAGAAGCTCTCGACCGGATCGTCGCGACCGGCGGCACCGTCGACTTGCCGCCGCGCCGGGTCGGTGCCTACGGTCGCTTCGCCCGCTTCCGCGACCCCGCCGGCAATCTCTTCGGACTGTGGGCGTCGGAGGATTCCTGA
- a CDS encoding protein kinase: MADPGAANARRFFLICAAVALLTAFVGAAILWFLHRPPEVADPAEASLQRSVSAHHRLQRERLDRLTLVARLLAEESVLVRAVEESDGAAVAAALEPLRSELGFDLALIAGPAGRVLARSDGSTADLGPAARALLEAPAVEEAVTGYWEQTDRLYYAARQPIVRDFERIGFAVAAFAVDDLLALEIQRIGGAQAAYYGRSPVGPELIGASSQRAALGLMGQVGGLGGPGGELGRVLSEGEAYPRVAWTLDGSPWIATLTPLLDAAGESAGALAVASAFEAGGGERPWLPLAVLLGTALVSLALASPAIFGLARTGRAPVARLTESIDIARRGDYEQRIDARRAGSLAPAATALDGLLADLRERRALETVGAAATRPLGSSAAVPPAEAGPAVVLGVELHRAIDGLDAQGTIDGLARDLSRIARGAEARGGVYAGSLGSRALAIFRGDDAADRALALAAELHTALSARQTAFDRSEPPALALVEGKVLAGSAALAGYGGQAVAGLTLRRLDSLLREAEAGDVVLDKKVLQELDERLRERGVEPKTRRGLLSPQPLATLDGPSVRAAAGLDDDGLDGARTASAGAVALGSGDVFAQRFELLTELGRGPLGPVFRARDRELGELVALKLYDPSALDAPAHFERLDSGLQGARKLLGGGVARTYDFGLSDGVAYIARELIYGASFEELLARSDGLPTVACVRILRLLAASLEEVHDDGVVHGRLTASNAFIEASGRVRVTDFGVSVVAGPSVAAPELAAGHPADARTDVWSAAALTYHLLTGRPAPGDLAPEAEEIDAGSLGELLATALSPNPDLRPASGRALREALSR, from the coding sequence TTGGCTGATCCCGGTGCCGCCAACGCCCGCCGTTTTTTTCTGATCTGCGCCGCCGTCGCGCTGTTGACGGCCTTCGTCGGGGCGGCGATTTTGTGGTTCCTCCACCGGCCGCCGGAGGTGGCGGACCCGGCCGAGGCCAGCCTCCAGCGCAGCGTCAGCGCCCACCACCGCCTACAGCGCGAACGACTCGATCGGTTGACCCTCGTCGCTCGCTTGCTGGCCGAGGAGTCGGTGCTGGTGCGCGCCGTCGAAGAGAGCGACGGGGCGGCCGTCGCCGCGGCCTTGGAGCCGCTGCGTTCGGAGCTGGGCTTCGATCTCGCCCTGATCGCCGGTCCCGCCGGCCGGGTGCTGGCCCGCAGCGACGGCTCGACGGCGGATCTCGGCCCGGCGGCCCGGGCACTCCTCGAAGCGCCGGCCGTCGAGGAGGCGGTGACCGGCTACTGGGAGCAGACGGATCGCCTCTACTACGCCGCCCGCCAGCCGATCGTCCGCGACTTCGAGCGCATCGGATTCGCCGTCGCCGCCTTCGCGGTGGACGATCTGCTGGCGCTCGAAATCCAGCGCATCGGCGGTGCCCAGGCGGCCTACTACGGCCGCTCGCCGGTGGGGCCGGAACTGATCGGAGCGAGCAGCCAGCGTGCCGCCCTCGGCTTGATGGGTCAGGTGGGAGGCCTCGGCGGACCTGGCGGCGAGCTGGGCCGGGTGCTGTCCGAGGGCGAAGCCTATCCGCGGGTGGCTTGGACCCTCGATGGCTCGCCCTGGATCGCCACCCTCACCCCGCTCCTTGACGCCGCCGGCGAATCGGCCGGCGCCCTGGCCGTCGCCTCGGCCTTCGAAGCGGGCGGCGGAGAGCGCCCCTGGCTGCCGCTGGCGGTGCTGCTCGGAACGGCGTTGGTGAGCTTGGCCTTGGCGTCGCCGGCGATCTTCGGCCTGGCGCGCACCGGTCGCGCACCGGTCGCTCGCCTCACCGAGTCCATCGACATCGCCCGCCGGGGCGACTACGAGCAGCGCATCGATGCCCGTCGGGCCGGCTCCCTGGCGCCGGCGGCGACCGCCCTCGATGGCCTGCTGGCGGACCTGCGCGAGCGGCGAGCCCTCGAAACGGTGGGCGCCGCAGCCACCCGCCCCCTCGGATCCTCCGCGGCGGTGCCGCCGGCGGAGGCCGGACCGGCGGTGGTGCTGGGGGTCGAACTCCACCGCGCCATCGACGGCCTCGACGCCCAAGGCACCATCGACGGCCTGGCCCGGGACCTCAGCCGGATCGCCCGCGGAGCCGAAGCTCGCGGCGGGGTCTACGCAGGTTCCCTCGGATCCCGCGCCCTGGCGATCTTCCGCGGCGACGATGCGGCGGATCGGGCCCTCGCTCTGGCAGCGGAACTGCACACCGCCCTGTCCGCTCGCCAGACCGCCTTCGACCGCAGCGAACCGCCGGCCCTGGCGCTGGTCGAGGGCAAGGTTCTGGCCGGTTCGGCGGCCCTCGCCGGCTACGGTGGCCAGGCGGTGGCGGGCCTCACCCTGCGCCGGCTGGACAGCTTGCTGCGGGAAGCGGAAGCCGGCGACGTCGTGCTCGACAAGAAGGTGTTGCAGGAATTGGACGAGCGCCTCAGAGAGCGCGGCGTCGAACCGAAGACCCGCCGCGGCCTGCTCTCGCCGCAGCCACTGGCGACCCTCGACGGCCCCTCGGTGCGCGCGGCGGCCGGGCTGGACGACGACGGGCTGGACGGTGCCCGAACCGCCTCCGCCGGCGCGGTGGCCCTCGGTAGCGGCGACGTCTTCGCCCAGCGCTTCGAGCTGTTGACGGAGTTGGGGCGCGGTCCCCTCGGCCCGGTGTTCCGGGCGCGGGATCGGGAGCTCGGGGAGCTGGTGGCCCTCAAGCTCTACGATCCTTCGGCGCTCGACGCTCCGGCGCACTTCGAGCGTCTCGACAGCGGCCTGCAGGGCGCCCGCAAGCTGCTCGGTGGCGGGGTGGCCCGTACCTACGATTTCGGTCTGTCGGACGGGGTGGCCTACATTGCCCGGGAACTGATCTACGGCGCCTCCTTCGAAGAGCTGCTCGCCCGCAGCGACGGCTTGCCGACGGTAGCCTGCGTTCGCATCCTGCGCTTGCTGGCGGCAAGCCTTGAAGAGGTGCACGACGATGGTGTGGTTCACGGTCGACTCACCGCCTCGAACGCCTTCATCGAAGCGAGCGGCCGGGTGCGGGTGACGGATTTCGGAGTCTCCGTGGTGGCCGGGCCGTCGGTGGCCGCGCCGGAGCTGGCCGCCGGCCATCCGGCCGATGCCCGGACGGACGTTTGGTCCGCGGCGGCCCTCACCTACCATCTGCTCACCGGCCGGCCGGCCCCGGGCGACCTGGCGCCGGAAGCCGAAGAGATCGATGCCGGCAGCCTCGGCGAACTACTGGCCACGGCCTTGTCTCCCAATCCGGATCTGCGGCCCGCCTCCGGCCGTGCTCTGCGCGAGGCCCTATCCCGGTAA
- a CDS encoding sigma-70 family RNA polymerase sigma factor yields the protein MEGVDFERELLARVAAGDEAAFEELISRHQKRLLHLCERLLGDADAARDAVQEVFLRVWTRAGRYRPRGQVYTWLYRIAVNYCLNRLRRRKVVRFLRLAAPGGDDSAPGESSVEPVDGGADPVSALESRERWAQTRRAIDALPAGQRAVLVLARVEGLSYRQVADVLEITVGAVESRLFRAMRTLENDLGASRTREGTRE from the coding sequence ATGGAGGGCGTCGACTTCGAGCGGGAGCTGCTGGCGAGGGTCGCCGCCGGGGACGAAGCCGCCTTCGAAGAACTGATCTCCCGCCATCAGAAGCGCCTGCTCCATCTCTGCGAACGGCTCCTTGGCGACGCCGACGCGGCGCGCGACGCGGTGCAGGAAGTCTTCCTCCGGGTGTGGACTCGCGCCGGCCGCTACCGGCCGCGCGGCCAGGTCTACACCTGGCTCTACCGCATCGCCGTCAACTACTGTCTCAACCGCCTTCGGCGGCGCAAGGTGGTGCGCTTTCTTCGCCTGGCGGCTCCGGGCGGCGACGATTCGGCGCCAGGGGAGTCGTCCGTCGAGCCGGTCGACGGCGGGGCCGATCCGGTGTCCGCCTTGGAGTCCCGAGAGCGGTGGGCGCAGACCCGCCGGGCGATCGACGCCCTGCCGGCGGGCCAGCGGGCGGTGCTGGTGCTGGCGCGCGTCGAGGGGCTGTCCTACCGGCAGGTCGCCGATGTGCTGGAGATCACCGTCGGTGCAGTGGAGAGCCGCCTGTTTCGGGCAATGCGGACGTTGGAGAACGATCTGGGCGCAAGCCGGACAAGAGAAGGGACCCGAGAATGA
- a CDS encoding helicase C-terminal domain-containing protein, with amino-acid sequence MAPRFDGDEMTLELSVQDLLDSVLLRNLGFSNRGGYERLWLGQAIHSRYQEQALAEDGSFRREVALSYTFDYRGWRITVTGRADGLRRGDDGVRVVEEIKSLRRGGQLSPAQRELYERQAQLYAWLVSRLDEEEVRPELVLIEIGSEEIDRQPVEFDVRAVEAGIKRRASALIRSFEGQRHAARERASAAARMPFPYPEKRSGQHEIVDAVESALAHKEHLLMQAPTGIGKTAATLYPTLRYCLSRGKRLFVLTAKTLQQEMALEVLKLLNGEQAFRSLRLRAKSKMCANDQIICHEEYCPYAKDYYLKLQSTGVVGRLIDDYPTLEPDDIFERAREAVVCPFEVSLELTGQVQVVVCDYNYAFDPYVALSDFAGDADLSDTVLVVDEIHNLVDRGRGYYSPALDAETARRAAERSMRGGAPIHLRIGNLCAQVARTIERTTDALLELEIGSGDGDRAVEAPLPEDAFWELRPLLDEAFIDYLEHNRETKSFRADDPFVSLYFDVLRFLNGLVLSAGDDAFSHCAERRRGQRTVRVLCKDPSRFLGSVIGRTHTTIGLSATLSPSDFYRDLLGFESARTSFEAIPSPFPAENRRVVIDSTVATTYRERPSNYQPIAERLSAFAAAVPGNCLALFPSYSFLAEVATRLPEAGKRVLIQEQTANDRERQEILHHLRSALFGDVLLLAVAGGVFAEGVDYPGDILKAVAVVGPCLPGLSLEQRLLKDYYDERFERGFEYAFVVPGMTRVVQAAGRLIRSAEDTGVIALLDRRFLHKPYRQHLPEDWMDDGNPTPLKGDPARAALDFFAGRDDSESVN; translated from the coding sequence ATGGCGCCGCGCTTCGATGGGGACGAGATGACCCTGGAGCTGTCGGTCCAGGACCTCCTCGACAGCGTGCTGCTCAGAAACCTAGGATTTTCGAACCGCGGCGGCTACGAACGGCTGTGGCTCGGCCAGGCGATCCACAGCCGCTACCAGGAGCAGGCCCTCGCAGAAGACGGCTCCTTCCGGCGCGAAGTCGCCCTCTCCTACACCTTCGACTACCGCGGCTGGCGGATCACCGTCACCGGCCGGGCGGACGGCCTCCGGCGCGGCGACGACGGCGTGCGGGTGGTCGAGGAGATCAAATCCCTGCGCCGCGGCGGCCAGCTCTCGCCGGCCCAGCGGGAACTCTACGAACGCCAGGCGCAGCTCTACGCCTGGCTGGTCAGCCGCCTGGACGAGGAAGAAGTGCGGCCGGAGCTGGTGCTCATCGAGATCGGCTCCGAGGAGATCGACCGCCAACCGGTAGAGTTCGACGTCCGGGCCGTCGAGGCCGGCATCAAGCGCCGCGCCTCGGCCCTCATCCGCTCCTTCGAGGGGCAGCGGCACGCCGCCCGGGAACGCGCCTCGGCGGCGGCGCGCATGCCCTTTCCGTATCCGGAAAAGCGCTCCGGCCAACACGAGATCGTAGATGCCGTGGAGTCTGCCCTGGCCCACAAAGAACACCTGCTGATGCAAGCGCCCACCGGCATCGGCAAAACCGCCGCCACCCTCTACCCGACACTCCGCTACTGTCTCTCCCGCGGCAAGCGCCTGTTCGTGTTGACCGCCAAGACCCTGCAGCAAGAAATGGCCCTGGAGGTGCTCAAGCTGCTCAATGGCGAGCAGGCCTTTCGCTCCCTCCGGCTGCGGGCCAAGTCCAAAATGTGCGCCAACGACCAGATCATCTGCCACGAGGAGTACTGCCCCTACGCCAAGGACTACTACCTGAAGCTGCAGTCCACCGGCGTGGTGGGCCGGCTGATCGACGACTACCCCACTCTCGAACCGGACGACATCTTCGAACGCGCCCGCGAGGCGGTGGTGTGCCCCTTCGAGGTGAGCCTGGAGCTGACCGGCCAGGTGCAGGTGGTGGTGTGCGACTACAACTACGCCTTCGACCCCTACGTCGCCCTATCGGACTTCGCCGGCGACGCGGACCTGTCCGACACGGTCCTGGTGGTCGACGAGATCCACAACCTGGTGGACCGCGGCCGCGGATACTACAGCCCCGCCCTCGACGCCGAAACGGCGCGCCGAGCCGCCGAACGGTCGATGCGCGGCGGGGCGCCCATCCACCTGCGCATCGGCAACCTCTGCGCCCAGGTTGCGCGCACCATCGAGCGCACCACCGACGCCCTGCTGGAACTGGAGATCGGCTCCGGCGACGGCGACCGGGCGGTGGAGGCGCCACTGCCGGAAGACGCCTTCTGGGAGCTTCGGCCGCTGTTGGACGAAGCCTTCATCGACTACCTGGAGCACAACCGCGAAACCAAGTCCTTCCGCGCCGACGACCCCTTTGTGTCGCTCTATTTCGACGTTCTACGCTTCCTGAACGGCCTGGTGCTCTCCGCCGGCGACGATGCCTTCAGCCACTGCGCCGAGCGCCGCCGCGGGCAGCGCACGGTGCGGGTGCTGTGCAAAGACCCGAGCCGCTTCCTCGGCTCGGTGATCGGCCGCACTCACACCACCATCGGCCTGTCCGCTACCCTGTCGCCGTCGGACTTCTACCGTGACCTGCTCGGCTTCGAAAGCGCCCGCACCTCCTTCGAGGCCATCCCCAGCCCCTTCCCGGCGGAGAATCGCCGGGTGGTGATCGACTCCACCGTCGCCACCACCTACCGCGAACGGCCGTCCAACTACCAGCCCATCGCCGAGCGCCTGTCGGCCTTCGCGGCGGCGGTGCCGGGCAACTGCCTGGCCCTGTTCCCCAGCTATTCGTTCCTGGCGGAAGTCGCCACCCGCCTGCCGGAGGCCGGCAAACGGGTGCTGATCCAAGAGCAGACGGCCAACGATCGAGAGCGCCAGGAGATCCTCCACCACCTGCGCTCGGCGCTGTTTGGCGACGTGCTGCTGCTGGCGGTGGCCGGCGGCGTCTTCGCCGAGGGCGTTGACTACCCCGGCGACATCTTGAAGGCCGTCGCGGTGGTGGGTCCCTGCCTGCCGGGCCTGTCCCTCGAACAGCGGCTGCTCAAGGACTACTACGACGAGCGCTTCGAGCGCGGCTTCGAATACGCCTTCGTGGTGCCGGGGATGACCCGCGTCGTCCAGGCCGCCGGCCGCCTCATCCGCTCGGCGGAGGACACTGGAGTGATCGCTCTCCTAGACCGCCGCTTCCTCCACAAGCCTTACCGCCAACACCTGCCGGAGGACTGGATGGACGACGGCAACCCCACCCCCCTCAAAGGCGATCCCGCCCGCGCCGCCCTCGACTTTTTCGCCGGCAGGGACGACTCGGAGTCGGTCAACTGA